TTCCTGGCGTTATCCCTGCCCGTACGATATTTATAATTTTGATTCATGGTGCTGTATGGAGACCCGGAAGTCAGAGTTCGCCGATCCTCTGATACGCGAGCAGCAATACCGGTCCTGGCTGGATTCCAACCAAGAATTAATCGGGTTCAGCCAATTTTTTCCCATGCTAAATGTGGTCCGGTTGGGTCTGGGACTTCGGCCGGACTTGTGCGGTCTTGGTTTAGGTGCTGAGTTTACGAGATGCATCGCGGAAGAAGCCCGAAAATTCCAGCCTCATAAGGCAATTGATCTTGAGGTGTTGGAATGGAACGAGCGTGCTATCAGGACTTATCAGCGTGCCGGATTTGTTATTACGGATACCTATGAACGAATGACAATGGCAGGACCGGCTATTGTGCACTGCATGGTATGGGAAAAATAGAAAGTTATTCGTAGGAATCTTCCTGACAGGTATAGGACTGAAGAAGCTCCAGAAACGGGTTTCCATATTTCTTGAACTTAACCTCTCCTACC
This Paenibacillus larvae subsp. larvae DNA region includes the following protein-coding sequences:
- a CDS encoding GNAT family N-acetyltransferase, which codes for MISDNSTWSMHPMTKQHTRKICSWRYPCPYDIYNFDSWCCMETRKSEFADPLIREQQYRSWLDSNQELIGFSQFFPMLNVVRLGLGLRPDLCGLGLGAEFTRCIAEEARKFQPHKAIDLEVLEWNERAIRTYQRAGFVITDTYERMTMAGPAIVHCMVWEK